From a region of the Chitinibacter bivalviorum genome:
- the tetR gene encoding tetracycline resistance transcriptional repressor TetR, producing MKKLQREAVIRTALELLNDVGMEGLTTRRLAERLGVQQPALYWHFKNKRALLDALAEAMLTINHTHSTPRDDDDWRSFLKGNACSFRRALLAYRDGARIHAGTRPAAPQMEKADAQLRFLCDAGFSAGDATYALMAISYFTVGAVLEQQASEADAEERGEDQLTTSASTMPARLQSAMKIVYEGGPDAAFERGLALIIGGLEWVHVQLHQQKGMISLSPPTICNSADKNISS from the coding sequence ATGAAAAAGCTCCAACGCGAGGCCGTGATCCGAACCGCGCTTGAACTGCTTAACGACGTGGGCATGGAAGGTCTAACGACGCGCCGACTGGCTGAGCGCCTCGGTGTGCAACAGCCAGCGCTCTACTGGCATTTCAAGAACAAGCGTGCGTTGCTCGACGCACTTGCCGAAGCCATGCTGACGATAAATCACACGCATTCGACGCCAAGGGATGACGACGACTGGCGTTCGTTCCTGAAGGGCAATGCATGCAGTTTTCGACGGGCGTTGCTCGCTTATCGCGATGGCGCGCGTATTCATGCCGGGACGCGGCCAGCCGCGCCGCAGATGGAAAAAGCCGACGCGCAGCTTCGCTTCCTTTGCGATGCTGGCTTTTCGGCAGGTGACGCGACCTATGCGTTGATGGCAATCAGCTACTTCACCGTCGGCGCTGTTCTTGAGCAGCAAGCTAGCGAGGCAGACGCCGAGGAGCGGGGCGAAGATCAGTTGACCACCTCAGCGTCTACGATGCCGGCGCGCCTACAGAGCGCGATGAAAATCGTCTACGAAGGCGGTCCGGACGCGGCATTCGAGCGAGGCCTGGCTCTCATCATCGGCGGTCTTGAATGGGTTCATGTGCAGCTCCATCAGCAAAAAGGGATGATAAGTTTATCACCACCGACTATTTGCAACAGTGCCGATAAAAATATATCATCATGA
- the aph(3')-Ia gene encoding aminoglycoside O-phosphotransferase APH(3')-Ia, with amino-acid sequence MSHIQRETSCSRPRLNSNLDADLYGYRWARDNVGQSGATIYRLYGKPNAPELFLKHGKGSVANDVTDEMVRLNWLTAFMPLPTIKHFIRTPDDAWLLTTAIPGKTAFQVLEEYPDSGENIVDALAVFLRRLHSIPVCNCPFNSDRVFRLAQAQSRMNNGLVDASDFDDERNGWPVEQVWKEMHKLLPFSPDSVVTHGDFSLDNLIFDEGKLIGCIDVGRVGIADRYQDLAILWNCLGEFSPSLQKRLFQKYGIDNPDMNKLQFHLMLDEFF; translated from the coding sequence ATGAGCCATATTCAACGGGAAACGTCTTGCTCGAGGCCGCGATTAAATTCCAACCTGGATGCTGATTTATATGGGTATAGATGGGCTCGCGATAATGTCGGGCAATCAGGTGCGACAATCTATCGATTGTATGGGAAGCCCAATGCGCCAGAGTTGTTTCTGAAACATGGCAAAGGTAGCGTTGCCAATGATGTTACAGATGAGATGGTCAGACTAAACTGGCTGACGGCATTTATGCCTCTTCCGACCATCAAGCATTTTATCCGTACTCCTGATGATGCATGGTTACTCACCACTGCGATCCCCGGGAAAACAGCATTCCAGGTATTAGAAGAATATCCTGATTCAGGTGAAAATATTGTTGATGCGCTGGCAGTGTTCCTGCGCCGGTTGCATTCGATTCCTGTTTGTAATTGTCCTTTTAACAGCGATCGCGTATTTCGTCTCGCTCAGGCGCAATCACGAATGAATAACGGTTTGGTTGATGCTAGTGATTTTGATGACGAGCGTAATGGCTGGCCTGTTGAACAAGTCTGGAAAGAAATGCATAAGCTTTTGCCATTCTCACCGGATTCAGTCGTCACTCATGGTGATTTCTCACTTGATAACCTTATTTTTGACGAGGGGAAATTAATAGGTTGTATTGATGTTGGACGAGTCGGAATCGCAGACCGATACCAGGATCTTGCCATCCTATGGAACTGCCTCGGTGAGTTTTCTCCTTCATTACAGAAACGGCTTTTTCAAAAATATGGTATTGATAATCCTGA